A DNA window from Spirochaeta cellobiosiphila DSM 17781 contains the following coding sequences:
- a CDS encoding transposase → MKKEKLQRYQDDIDGISIEGRFGVAKRKYVMCRIKAKLMETSETEIYLSVLVMNLDMICAQEASKIKNRYKLQKKAG, encoded by the coding sequence TTGAAAAAAGAAAAACTGCAACGATATCAAGATGATATAGATGGAATTTCCATTGAAGGTCGCTTTGGCGTAGCCAAGAGAAAATATGTCATGTGTAGGATAAAGGCTAAGCTGATGGAAACTAGCGAAACGGAAATTTATCTTTCAGTCTTGGTTATGAATCTTGATATGATTTGTGCACAAGAAGCCAGTAAAATCAAAAATCGCTATAAACTTCAGAAAAAAGCTGGGTAA
- a CDS encoding transposase, with the protein MSFWNNFNESQDLVGQIENYKNRYAYYPESVHADKIYQTREARNFCKEKGIRMTGKPLGRRPKETEKTRKI; encoded by the coding sequence ATATCTTTTTGGAACAACTTTAACGAGTCTCAGGATCTGGTCGGACAGATAGAGAACTATAAAAATCGTTATGCCTATTATCCAGAATCCGTTCATGCTGATAAGATTTATCAAACAAGAGAAGCTCGGAATTTCTGTAAAGAAAAAGGTATAAGGATGACTGGTAAACCTTTGGGCAGACGACCAAAGGAAACAGAAAAAACAAGGAAGATTTGA
- a CDS encoding alpha/beta hydrolase family protein — MADPEAAKNANPLSYIDGGEPPFLFLHGDKDLAVSPSQTVILHNALLAAGVASTRYSLKGATHGRGGFDSQPALDVMVEFLERVME, encoded by the coding sequence ATGGCTGATCCTGAAGCAGCTAAGAATGCCAATCCTCTCTCCTATATTGATGGAGGCGAGCCGCCCTTTCTATTCCTTCATGGTGATAAAGATTTAGCTGTGTCACCGAGTCAAACCGTAATTCTCCATAATGCCTTATTAGCTGCTGGAGTAGCCTCTACTCGCTATTCTCTGAAAGGAGCAACGCATGGTCGAGGAGGTTTTGATAGTCAACCAGCTTTGGATGTTATGGTTGAGTTCTTGGAGCGAGTTATGGAGTAG
- a CDS encoding alpha/beta hydrolase: protein MKRGKGLGWLSSLFLVVVFQRPNYEGFPLFRTYLANHGYTVVTVQYIVIGEGLYKDAVADVNDAIRYIKANADKYHIDPEWIVLLGNSAGGYMVALTATSANNGKEDFLGKYKWEYTTAVKGVIDLYGLSDLRRIADDYTDESRRSHEVNTSPESHYVNGVYSQVRV from the coding sequence ATGAAGAGGGGCAAGGGCCTAGGCTGGTTGTCTTCTTTATTCCTGGTGGTGGTTTTTCAACGACCCAATTATGAGGGCTTCCCCCTTTTCAGAACTTACTTGGCTAATCATGGTTATACTGTGGTTACCGTCCAGTATATAGTCATTGGTGAAGGTCTGTATAAAGATGCTGTTGCAGATGTGAATGATGCCATTAGGTATATAAAGGCAAATGCAGATAAGTATCATATAGATCCTGAATGGATTGTCTTACTAGGAAATTCCGCTGGCGGGTACATGGTCGCTCTAACAGCTACTAGTGCCAATAATGGTAAGGAAGATTTTCTAGGGAAATATAAGTGGGAATATACAACAGCAGTGAAGGGTGTCATTGATCTGTATGGATTATCTGACTTGAGGAGGATAGCCGATGACTACACAGATGAATCAAGAAGATCTCATGAAGTAAATACTTCTCCTGAGTCTCATTATGTAAATGGTGTATATTCTCAAGTGAGAGTATAA
- a CDS encoding T6SS immunity protein Tdi1 domain-containing protein encodes MNKIALQKFVESYKPGDTLKADVEVINKYKEHLPECMTELWSSYGFGFYGEGIIQIINPDKYIDNLWGWLGQEENYGRVPVAISSFGIIFYYRQLDSDIHDIAYIDPQTSATDVLSWDIESFFNQKILDEELRSVILDKDLNEKAQEKYGPLAIDEMYSFVPAIRLGGTKSPQNIDKCNAPIHLDILLQLALG; translated from the coding sequence ATGAATAAGATTGCATTACAAAAATTCGTTGAAAGTTATAAACCTGGGGATACTCTAAAGGCCGATGTTGAAGTCATTAACAAATATAAAGAACATCTCCCTGAATGTATGACCGAGCTTTGGTCAAGTTATGGATTTGGTTTTTATGGAGAGGGAATCATTCAGATCATTAATCCAGACAAGTACATTGATAATCTATGGGGCTGGTTAGGACAGGAGGAAAACTATGGTCGAGTCCCAGTGGCCATCTCCTCCTTTGGTATCATATTTTATTATAGACAATTAGATAGTGACATTCATGATATTGCTTATATCGATCCTCAAACTTCTGCTACAGATGTGTTGAGTTGGGATATAGAGAGCTTCTTTAATCAAAAGATTTTGGATGAGGAGTTAAGGTCTGTGATTCTTGATAAAGATCTTAATGAAAAGGCTCAAGAAAAGTATGGACCCTTAGCCATAGATGAAATGTATTCCTTCGTTCCCGCTATTCGTTTAGGAGGAACCAAGAGTCCCCAGAATATTGATAAGTGTAATGCCCCGATTCACTTGGATATCTTACTTCAACTTGCCCTGGGATAA